A region from the Pirellulaceae bacterium genome encodes:
- a CDS encoding glutamine synthetase family protein gives MADNDQRGKLDLKSLAVLTKQDEIDTVVVAFPDLYGRLVGKRCAADFFLNQVAKSGTHSCNYLLTVDMEMEPVSGYEFANWESGYGDFHLLPDFGSLRKAAWLDRTAIVICDLYDHHEQPVSVAPRSLLRAQVARADRLGLQVMAGSEAEYYLYDNHYRTAWRQGYRKLRPAGDYIEDYHILQGTREEPFNGELRRNLQKSGIAVECTKGEWGRGQHELNLCYADVLEMADRHLLYKQCAKETAESIGKSVTFMAKPDADEAGSSCHVHVSLWKDGTNAFQGDCDFAGVQCSEYFRWFLGGWIEKASELMVLMAPTVNSYKRYQVGSWAPTRLAWARDNRTAGFRIVGKQNSLRIECRIPGADCNPYLTYSGALAAGLYGIENQIEPPAEFVGNAYDAADAAHVPATLKEATDRFRKSDFAKQTWGEEVVKHYSHFFQTEQLAYDKAVTDWELRRYFERI, from the coding sequence GTGGCTGACAATGACCAACGAGGTAAGCTGGATCTTAAGTCGCTTGCGGTGCTTACCAAACAGGATGAAATTGATACGGTCGTTGTCGCGTTTCCCGACTTGTATGGGCGACTTGTCGGTAAACGTTGTGCTGCCGATTTTTTTCTTAATCAAGTCGCCAAGTCCGGTACTCACAGCTGTAACTATTTGTTGACGGTCGATATGGAGATGGAACCTGTCAGCGGTTACGAGTTTGCAAATTGGGAGAGCGGCTACGGTGACTTTCACTTGTTGCCGGATTTTGGATCGCTCAGGAAAGCCGCCTGGTTGGATCGTACAGCCATCGTGATTTGCGACTTGTACGATCATCATGAGCAGCCTGTTTCGGTGGCTCCTCGCAGCCTGTTGAGGGCGCAAGTAGCTCGGGCAGATCGACTGGGACTCCAAGTGATGGCCGGTTCGGAGGCCGAATACTATCTTTACGATAACCATTATCGAACCGCTTGGCGGCAAGGTTATCGGAAGCTGCGCCCTGCAGGTGACTACATCGAGGATTACCACATTCTTCAGGGGACACGGGAGGAACCTTTCAATGGAGAGCTTCGCCGGAATCTCCAGAAATCTGGCATTGCTGTGGAGTGTACGAAGGGTGAATGGGGGCGGGGCCAGCATGAACTGAACCTCTGTTATGCCGACGTGCTGGAGATGGCAGATCGGCATCTGCTGTACAAGCAGTGCGCCAAGGAAACGGCCGAATCGATCGGCAAGAGTGTCACCTTTATGGCGAAACCCGATGCGGATGAGGCAGGTTCGAGTTGTCATGTACATGTGAGTCTTTGGAAGGACGGTACGAATGCATTTCAGGGCGATTGCGACTTTGCCGGTGTGCAGTGCAGTGAGTATTTTCGCTGGTTCCTTGGAGGCTGGATTGAAAAGGCCTCTGAGCTCATGGTCTTGATGGCTCCCACAGTGAATTCCTATAAGCGATATCAGGTGGGGAGTTGGGCACCTACCCGATTGGCTTGGGCACGCGATAATCGGACCGCTGGCTTCCGCATCGTGGGCAAGCAAAATAGCCTGCGAATCGAATGCCGCATCCCAGGCGCCGACTGCAATCCCTATTTGACCTACTCCGGTGCCTTGGCGGCCGGTCTGTATGGCATTGAAAACCAAATTGAACCGCCGGCGGAGTTTGTGGGGAATGCCTACGATGCGGCCGATGCGGCGCACGTCCCAGCCACGCTCAAAGAAGCGACGGACCGTTTTAGAAAAAGTGATTTTGCCAAGCAGACGTGGGGTGAAGAGGTCGTGAAACACTACTCGCATTTTTTCCAAACGGAACAACTGGCCTACGACAAAGCCGTCACCGATTGGGAACTTCGAAGGTATTTTGAACGTATCTGA
- a CDS encoding arylsulfatase codes for MKRATVIRFVLIALTFVISSSSRISTGDQRLPNVVLIVADDLGYRELGSYGQARIQTPHLDELAAQGVRLTQHYSGNAVCAPSRCVLMTGKHPGHAWVRNNRELKPEGQQPIPDAELTLAERLRERGYATGAFGKWGLGGPGSEGDPIKQGFDRFFGYNCQRHAHSYYPDYLWSNETRVSLNNNPPVPGHASLSADADPNDPDSYDVFQGQDYAPDRINEQVLEFVRENKDRPFFLYYPTIIPHVALHVPDEELEPYLVLGWKDPPFSRAEGYGYTPHFTPRAAYAAMITRMDRYIGNVLRLLDELNLAEDTIVIFSSDNGTTHLKLEVDYDFFESVGELRGLKGSLYEGGIRVPCIVRWPQHVEAGSSSDHVSGFEDWTPTVLELIGAPKTTTEETDGLSFAPALLGQEQTSKPFLYREFSGYGGQQSIRVGDWKAIRTKMNRGNTKVELYDLASDVAEEHDVSEDHPNRTEQMTAMMMEEHEASELYPLRPFDVPAIKPKTSPVQPVK; via the coding sequence ATGAAGAGGGCAACCGTGATACGATTCGTGCTCATCGCTTTGACATTCGTAATATCGTCTTCAAGTCGGATTTCAACCGGTGATCAACGTTTGCCAAATGTTGTCTTGATTGTGGCGGATGACCTGGGTTATCGGGAATTAGGTAGCTATGGGCAGGCTCGCATCCAGACGCCTCATCTGGACGAGTTGGCCGCGCAAGGCGTGCGACTAACCCAGCATTATTCCGGGAATGCAGTTTGCGCTCCGTCTCGTTGTGTGCTAATGACTGGCAAGCATCCGGGGCATGCTTGGGTTCGTAACAATCGAGAGCTAAAGCCAGAGGGTCAGCAACCGATCCCGGATGCCGAGTTGACGTTAGCCGAACGCCTCCGAGAACGGGGCTATGCGACCGGTGCCTTTGGCAAATGGGGTTTGGGCGGGCCCGGTTCTGAGGGCGATCCAATCAAACAAGGTTTCGATCGCTTTTTTGGATACAACTGCCAGCGGCATGCACACAGTTACTACCCGGATTATCTGTGGAGTAACGAGACTCGCGTGTCTCTCAATAACAATCCGCCGGTTCCCGGGCACGCAAGTTTATCTGCCGACGCGGATCCGAATGACCCGGACAGTTATGACGTGTTCCAAGGACAGGATTACGCACCGGATCGCATCAACGAACAGGTGCTCGAATTTGTCCGTGAAAATAAGGACCGACCTTTTTTCTTGTACTATCCCACCATCATTCCACATGTTGCCCTGCATGTCCCGGACGAGGAGCTCGAGCCGTACCTGGTGCTTGGTTGGAAGGATCCGCCATTTTCTCGCGCTGAAGGTTACGGCTACACGCCCCATTTCACACCGCGTGCTGCCTACGCGGCCATGATCACTCGGATGGATCGATACATTGGTAATGTGTTGCGACTTTTAGACGAGTTAAATTTGGCGGAAGATACGATTGTGATCTTTAGTTCTGACAATGGGACAACCCATTTGAAGCTAGAAGTCGATTATGATTTTTTTGAGAGTGTGGGTGAGTTGCGGGGGCTCAAGGGATCCTTGTATGAAGGCGGCATTCGCGTTCCGTGTATTGTTCGTTGGCCGCAGCATGTCGAAGCTGGATCAAGCTCGGATCATGTGAGTGGCTTCGAGGATTGGACGCCGACAGTGTTGGAGCTAATCGGCGCACCGAAGACGACGACTGAAGAAACGGATGGTTTGAGTTTTGCGCCGGCTCTACTGGGGCAAGAACAAACCAGCAAGCCATTTTTGTATCGTGAGTTTTCCGGTTATGGTGGCCAGCAATCGATTCGCGTCGGGGATTGGAAAGCGATTCGCACCAAAATGAACCGTGGGAACACCAAAGTTGAGCTCTATGATCTTGCCAGCGATGTGGCCGAGGAACATGATGTTTCTGAGGATCATCCTAATCGGACGGAACAGATGACGGCGATGATGATGGAGGAACATGAAGCCTCTGAGCTTTACCCGTTGCGCCCCTTTGATGTGCCGGCGATTAAGCCGAAAACGTCGCCCGTTCAACCAGTGAAATAG